ACAAGTTATTGTTAGAAATGAAAAAAATGAATATTTATTCTTTTGATTTTGCTTTTAAAATTTTAAAGAAAATAAGGTTAGAAAATGAAAGTAAGGTGCAAGGCTAATGCAAGCTTGGCTTTAATTAAATATTGGGGCAAAAAGGATGTTTTTTTAAACATTCCAGCGACTTCTAGTCTTGCTGTTAGTATTGATAAGTTTTATTCAATAAGTGAGCTTGAACTTTCAAATCGAGATGAAATAATTTTAAATTCAAATCCAGTTGTATTGAAAAATAGAGAAAAATTCTTTTTTGATTATGCAAGAAAAATTCTTGCTGAACCAAATGTTAGATTTAAAATTAAAAGTGAAAATAATTTTCCAACAGCAGCAGGCCTTGCAAGCTCAAGTTCAGGTTTTGCTTCTATTGCTGCTTGTGTTTTGAAATATTTTAATAAATATTCTGCTAGTAGTGCATCTAATCTTGCAAGAGTAGGATCAGCTTCTGCGGCAAGATCTATTTATGGGGGATTTACTATTTTAAAAGAAGGTGCAAAAGAATCTTTTCAATTAAGAGATCAATCTTATTTTAATGATTTGCGAATAATATTTGCCATAATTGATACTAATGAAAAAGAATTATCTTCAAGGGCTGCAATGAATATTTGTAAACACCATGAATTTTATTATGATGCTTGGATTGCTTCTAGTAAAAAGATTTTTAAAGATGCCTTATATTTTTTTTTAAAAAAAGATTTTATACATTTTGGAGCAACTATTGTAAAAAGTTATCAGAATATGTTTGCCTTAATGTTTGCATCTTCTATTTTTTATTTTAAAAATAGTACAATAGATTTAATTAAATATGCTGCTAATTTGAGAAATGAAGGAATTTTTGTATTTGAGACAATGGATGCAGGCCCCCAAGTAAAGTTTCTTTGTTTGGAGAAAAATTTAAATACTATTTTAAAAGGACTTAAGCAAAATTTTACCGATATTGATTTTATTGTTTCAAAGGTTGGGCGTGATTTAGAATGGATTTGATTAGTTTTTCTGTACCTGGGAATTTGCTTTTAATGGGGGAGTACTCTATTTTAGAGGAAAAGGGATTAGGTCTGGCAATTGCCATCAATAAGAGAGCATTTTTTTCTTTTAAAAAGAGCAATTCTTGGCGATTTTTTAGCAAAAAGAAAGAGATAGACGATTTTTCTTTAATAGAAAATAGAAATGATTTTGTTTTTAAAATGTTTAATTACTTAAGTCGAAATTATTTTTTTAATCTAGAGAGTTTTTCTTACGATGTATATATTGATACAAGCAATTTTTTCTTTAATGATGGCACTAAAAAGGGATTTGGATCAAGTGCTGTTGTTGCTATTGGAATAGTGTTTGGACTTTTTTTAATTTATAATACTGCTAATATTATTAACAAAGATGAAATTTTTAAATGTTGTTTGGAAGCTTACAGATATTCGCAAGGAGGAATAGGCAGTGGATATGATATTGCTACTAGTATTTTTGGAGGTGTGATTGAGTTTGAAGGGGGAGTTAATCCTAAAAGTAGGCAGCTGGGAGTTTTAGAGTTTAATGATTTTTATTTAATGCGGGGTTTGCAAGCAGTTAAAACTACTACTTCTATTTGTGAGTACAATAAACATAGAGATTCTATTTTAGATTTTATATTGAAATACAATTTGGAAATGAAAAAACTTGTTTTAAGCGCTTGTAGTTCTAAATCCGCATTAATTTCTAATTTGAGGAGAGCTAAAGAATTGGGGCTAGCAATCGGAGAGGCAATAGGAGTTTCTGCAGCTTTGCCTTCAAGCTTTAAACACTTTCAGGATCAATGTGATTTGATTAAAGCTTTGGGAGCTGGGAATGAAACTTTTTTAGTTTACAGGCCTAATATTGAAGCTTTTGATTTGTCAAAAATTATTCCAATTGTTTTAGAGCACGAAAGTATTAAATTTGAAAGCAATAAATGCTAAGAATAAGAAAACCTGCTAAAATATTGTTTTTAGGGGAGCATAGTGCTGTTTACGGGTTCCCAGTTATTGGAGCTACAGTTCCAATTTATATGGATCTGGTTTACAGTGTGTCTAGAAATTGGAAATATTTAGGTAATCCCAGTTCAAGATTAAATAGCTTGATAAACTTTATTGTTTCAAATTATAGTAAAGTTAATCCGATTGAGTTTAATGTAATTTCAGAAATTCCTATTGGAGTTGGTCTTGGCTCTTCTGCTAGTCTTAGTTTATGTTTTGCAGAATATATTACAAGCCATTTTGAG
The nucleotide sequence above comes from Borrelia maritima. Encoded proteins:
- the mvaD gene encoding diphosphomevalonate decarboxylase, with the protein product MKVRCKANASLALIKYWGKKDVFLNIPATSSLAVSIDKFYSISELELSNRDEIILNSNPVVLKNREKFFFDYARKILAEPNVRFKIKSENNFPTAAGLASSSSGFASIAACVLKYFNKYSASSASNLARVGSASAARSIYGGFTILKEGAKESFQLRDQSYFNDLRIIFAIIDTNEKELSSRAAMNICKHHEFYYDAWIASSKKIFKDALYFFLKKDFIHFGATIVKSYQNMFALMFASSIFYFKNSTIDLIKYAANLRNEGIFVFETMDAGPQVKFLCLEKNLNTILKGLKQNFTDIDFIVSKVGRDLEWI
- a CDS encoding GHMP family kinase ATP-binding protein; this translates as MDLISFSVPGNLLLMGEYSILEEKGLGLAIAINKRAFFSFKKSNSWRFFSKKKEIDDFSLIENRNDFVFKMFNYLSRNYFFNLESFSYDVYIDTSNFFFNDGTKKGFGSSAVVAIGIVFGLFLIYNTANIINKDEIFKCCLEAYRYSQGGIGSGYDIATSIFGGVIEFEGGVNPKSRQLGVLEFNDFYLMRGLQAVKTTTSICEYNKHRDSILDFILKYNLEMKKLVLSACSSKSALISNLRRAKELGLAIGEAIGVSAALPSSFKHFQDQCDLIKALGAGNETFLVYRPNIEAFDLSKIIPIVLEHESIKFESNKC